A genomic stretch from Shewanella woodyi ATCC 51908 includes:
- a CDS encoding DUF6701 domain-containing protein, producing MINIIRLFIFLLLLFPVIVAAVPQCDEIFTDPPTDNLFPNGLNPPADIGPSLGNLTCDRNGCTGHSSSFTPGNYNFNNGNLKNGSVITTNGKTTRLYFDTLTLNNASINRTGETEDLIIFVKGGLSIAGQNFINGIVYAGGAVDLAGNATIDGALASGGGMTIGGNGSIDFDEEAIENADFGGMCNNNQSSFNIQFGKASSTTVTFDKAFDSGVTPIVFLMPTISANNPDTNDGPASVVPVNITSSGFTWRQEEPASAGNRYIASQTMAEVHWIAVTPGEHTLSDGTELVAKVINQNRAFGLNNSPYTNIPLDSDLDVVLNQKLTSVNNCWLTSTSEFYGSGIRLALDAAEVRIGSRCQTGNRNSLQNERVGYLAIESGTGTFSFDGDEIIYQFARQYQTAPGTGDLSYQCGSESTLTGFNNAPTLVAGKNSRRGGDGGWLRRCKLTNNRVSMVNDEDTYQNTERRHVYEFYSFVALEKKERQLTCFNDDFSQGSLTDNWVVAKSSGSFTPAIVNGRLRQTESAGYQATSATYQRLFLAADNLVTIEFDHFAYGGNGADGIAVVLSDASVTPQPGAAGGPLGYGARSNVDGFAGGWLGIGIDEYGNFSGEGSNTDNVGRRRQSVAVRGSGSGTSGYGYLKGACNNGTTNTNGDCLNPRVDNNNGSPTHRYRITVDSRVAGQSIVEVQRKTSGGFVSIVPPFDAASETGQAAVPDDFILSLTGSTGGLTNIHEIDNVEVCALESRPVGVVIDHFEFTHSGSALTCSPENITIKACANADCSQTVPDQVTATLSPASVTGGGGWSGTGVVGNQVTFTGGSAQIQLSRTTLGSVTMDMTGSTPGAKPFSQTLCRVGTSTPTTQNCTLTYADSGFVFGDLTASPNNGIPDEFSNKPSQNILVNAVKKDEITKQCIAGFANEQKSVAFWSSYTSPNSGTKKVKVKSGATEIDAGLNLAGAVPLNLSFNAQGQATIDVNYADAGQMTLNARYTGSGDEAGLIMDGADTFVRYPKGLCVLPETAAICTAGASCNVYKMAGESFPFVVKAMAWESDSDGDLCDNLSTPNYTHQNIDLSLNLVAPSGGSDAAEIADYNHTASSDGANSLTRAVSEVGVFSITAEPNPSAPKPPNPYLGMVRPIEPGTSEPIGRFVPAYFELSGQSIMPACSNSFSYMEQPFSLMMTLSAKNSANAITKNYFGGFAKGTAGLVAENNLNGIDLGARLSGLSALSWPTSNTGGNSRGTAVVNDNIQFSRLGNLPDGPYQLLDIGVRMDDGEGTTHYSFIKDPDMNAASAGSCSGAGCDAKKVSTQDLRYGRMVLENGYGPESESLRLPLRTEYVSAVTAGVPIWTINTDDSCSVYNTLTSLDTSETATTGLNMTLPPGFPTINAYSDIDLTLQSGVVASGVDQLYFSVPNASGEVPLKQHVEPWLKWYWNYDGNNPNGLYDPRASAFFGTYRGHDKVIYWREVN from the coding sequence GTGATTAACATTATCCGCTTATTTATTTTCTTGTTGCTGTTATTTCCCGTTATCGTTGCGGCGGTGCCTCAATGTGATGAGATCTTTACCGACCCTCCAACAGACAATCTATTTCCTAATGGGTTGAATCCACCTGCTGATATTGGCCCGAGTTTAGGTAATTTAACTTGTGATCGTAATGGGTGTACTGGTCACAGCTCTAGTTTTACCCCCGGGAATTATAATTTTAACAATGGTAATTTAAAAAACGGCTCTGTTATTACGACTAATGGCAAAACGACCCGGCTCTATTTCGATACCTTAACGCTGAATAATGCCAGTATTAACCGAACTGGTGAGACTGAAGATCTGATTATTTTTGTTAAAGGTGGACTATCGATAGCTGGGCAGAATTTTATCAACGGTATTGTTTATGCTGGGGGGGCCGTTGATTTGGCTGGTAATGCCACTATCGATGGTGCTCTCGCTTCTGGTGGTGGGATGACGATTGGAGGCAATGGAAGTATCGATTTTGATGAAGAGGCTATTGAGAATGCAGATTTTGGTGGCATGTGTAATAACAATCAATCTTCGTTTAATATTCAATTTGGTAAAGCGTCATCGACTACTGTTACCTTCGATAAAGCGTTTGATTCTGGTGTGACTCCGATAGTTTTCTTGATGCCCACTATTTCAGCCAATAACCCAGATACTAATGACGGTCCAGCTTCCGTTGTTCCTGTTAACATCACTAGTTCAGGATTTACCTGGAGGCAAGAGGAACCTGCTAGTGCAGGTAACCGTTATATTGCATCACAGACCATGGCCGAGGTTCACTGGATTGCGGTTACCCCTGGTGAGCATACACTCTCTGATGGCACTGAGTTGGTAGCAAAAGTCATCAACCAAAACAGGGCGTTTGGTCTCAATAATAGCCCCTATACCAATATACCTCTCGATTCCGATCTTGATGTTGTTTTGAATCAAAAGCTCACTTCGGTCAATAATTGTTGGTTAACGAGTACATCTGAGTTTTATGGTTCTGGTATTCGATTAGCGCTGGATGCCGCAGAAGTGCGTATAGGGAGTCGATGTCAAACAGGGAATCGAAATTCATTACAAAACGAGAGAGTTGGCTATCTGGCTATTGAGTCAGGTACTGGTACTTTTAGTTTTGATGGTGATGAAATTATTTATCAATTTGCTCGCCAATATCAAACAGCGCCAGGCACCGGGGATCTCTCATATCAATGTGGCAGCGAAAGTACGCTAACGGGTTTTAATAACGCGCCAACTCTGGTTGCTGGAAAAAACTCTAGACGTGGTGGCGACGGTGGTTGGTTGAGGCGTTGTAAATTGACCAATAATAGAGTCAGTATGGTGAATGATGAGGATACCTACCAGAACACTGAAAGACGGCATGTTTATGAGTTTTACAGCTTTGTTGCACTGGAGAAAAAGGAGCGACAGTTAACCTGTTTTAACGATGATTTTTCTCAGGGTAGTTTAACCGATAACTGGGTGGTAGCAAAAAGTAGCGGTAGTTTTACCCCTGCAATTGTTAACGGCCGGTTAAGACAGACGGAAAGTGCAGGTTATCAAGCAACCTCTGCGACCTATCAACGACTTTTTCTTGCCGCAGATAACTTAGTTACCATTGAGTTTGACCACTTTGCTTACGGTGGTAACGGGGCTGACGGTATTGCAGTTGTTCTATCAGATGCAAGCGTAACTCCCCAACCTGGCGCCGCTGGTGGCCCCTTAGGCTATGGTGCAAGAAGTAACGTTGATGGATTTGCTGGTGGTTGGTTAGGTATTGGTATCGATGAGTATGGAAACTTCTCAGGTGAAGGGAGTAATACCGATAATGTGGGTCGCAGACGTCAAAGTGTGGCTGTAAGAGGCTCAGGTTCTGGTACTTCAGGTTACGGTTATTTAAAAGGGGCGTGTAATAACGGCACCACTAATACCAATGGAGATTGTTTAAACCCTAGAGTCGATAATAACAATGGAAGTCCTACACACAGGTATCGTATTACTGTTGACTCAAGAGTTGCAGGGCAATCCATTGTGGAGGTTCAACGTAAAACGAGCGGTGGATTTGTCTCAATCGTTCCCCCTTTCGATGCTGCAAGTGAAACAGGACAAGCTGCAGTACCTGATGATTTTATTCTTTCACTCACAGGTTCTACTGGCGGGCTAACTAACATTCATGAGATAGATAATGTAGAGGTGTGTGCATTAGAGTCTAGACCCGTTGGTGTGGTAATCGATCATTTTGAGTTTACCCATTCAGGGAGTGCATTAACTTGTAGCCCAGAAAATATCACCATTAAAGCCTGTGCCAATGCAGACTGTAGCCAAACCGTACCCGATCAAGTAACCGCGACACTAAGCCCTGCCAGTGTCACTGGAGGAGGGGGGTGGAGTGGTACCGGCGTTGTGGGTAATCAGGTGACCTTCACAGGAGGTTCGGCGCAAATCCAACTGAGTCGAACAACCCTTGGTAGTGTGACCATGGATATGACTGGCTCGACTCCTGGTGCAAAACCCTTTAGTCAAACTCTTTGCCGTGTTGGTACATCAACTCCTACAACCCAAAACTGTACTTTAACTTATGCCGATAGTGGTTTTGTATTTGGGGATCTAACAGCATCACCAAATAACGGTATTCCAGATGAGTTCTCCAATAAGCCGTCGCAAAATATTCTTGTCAATGCAGTGAAGAAAGATGAGATCACTAAGCAGTGTATTGCGGGTTTTGCCAATGAACAAAAGTCTGTTGCTTTTTGGAGTAGTTATACAAGTCCAAATTCGGGCACTAAGAAAGTGAAAGTAAAGTCCGGTGCAACTGAAATTGATGCTGGGCTGAACTTGGCCGGTGCTGTGCCGCTTAATCTATCGTTTAATGCTCAAGGGCAAGCGACCATAGATGTTAATTACGCCGATGCTGGACAGATGACACTCAATGCGCGTTATACAGGCTCTGGTGATGAAGCAGGACTCATCATGGATGGAGCGGATACCTTTGTTCGTTACCCTAAAGGTTTATGTGTGTTGCCTGAGACAGCAGCTATTTGTACAGCAGGTGCTAGTTGTAATGTTTATAAGATGGCGGGAGAGAGTTTTCCATTTGTCGTAAAAGCGATGGCTTGGGAGAGTGATAGTGATGGAGACTTGTGTGATAACTTATCTACTCCTAATTATACCCATCAAAATATTGATCTTAGTTTAAACCTTGTGGCTCCCAGTGGAGGCTCTGATGCCGCTGAAATCGCTGATTATAATCATACGGCCTCTAGCGATGGGGCAAACTCTCTGACCCGAGCAGTATCTGAAGTTGGGGTATTCAGTATTACTGCTGAACCTAACCCTAGCGCTCCTAAGCCACCTAATCCATATTTAGGCATGGTTAGGCCCATTGAACCGGGAACAAGTGAACCTATTGGCCGTTTTGTCCCCGCTTATTTTGAGCTCTCAGGTCAAAGCATTATGCCAGCTTGCAGTAATAGCTTTAGTTATATGGAGCAGCCATTCTCCTTGATGATGACTCTTAGTGCTAAAAATTCAGCAAATGCGATAACAAAGAATTACTTTGGTGGCTTTGCAAAAGGTACGGCTGGATTAGTCGCTGAAAACAATCTTAATGGTATCGATTTAGGTGCTCGCTTATCAGGACTATCTGCTCTGAGTTGGCCGACCTCAAATACAGGAGGTAATAGCAGAGGCACTGCTGTTGTTAACGACAATATTCAATTTAGCCGCCTTGGTAATCTGCCCGATGGTCCATATCAACTGCTCGATATAGGGGTAAGAATGGATGATGGAGAGGGGACGACTCATTACTCCTTTATTAAAGACCCAGATATGAATGCAGCGAGTGCTGGAAGCTGTAGCGGAGCTGGGTGTGATGCGAAAAAGGTATCGACTCAAGATCTGCGTTATGGTCGTATGGTACTTGAGAATGGCTACGGGCCAGAATCTGAAAGCTTACGTTTACCACTGAGAACTGAGTATGTTAGCGCAGTGACTGCGGGTGTGCCAATTTGGACCATCAATACCGATGACTCCTGTTCTGTTTATAACACATTGACCTCTTTAGACACCTCAGAGACTGCGACGACGGGATTAAACATGACGTTACCGCCAGGATTCCCAACGATTAATGCCTATAGCGACATTGATTTAACTCTGCAGTCTGGTGTGGTCGCATCTGGTGTCGATCAGCTCTATTTTTCTGTCCCAAATGCTTCGGGTGAGGTACCTCTTAAGCAGCATGTTGAGCCTTGGTTAAAGTGGTATTGGAATTATGATGGGAATAATCCCAATGGGCTGTACGATCCAAGAGCGAGTGCGTTTTTTGGCACCTATCGCGGACATGACAAAGTGATCTATTGGCGTGAGGTTAACTAG
- a CDS encoding PilW family protein — MASHKNNKSYKHHKSAQGFTLVEMVTVIIVLGVLVLGVSSFVVLGTRIFVESTSVEQVLSQSRFAMERMTRELRNAVPNSIRLTPDTVLTYQCVEFVPIQASASYVDLPISPAAANNTGTVFPPSQGLNVGNQMLVYPLLPKHIYSATPAGTTGRLFDVDAFDASTGEITFDNSIQFAEASPIKRYFMISGAVSYCFQSGGELRRYANYGINANQLTPNSSGVLMAENVVNNLATDKPILLAPSSLVNNAILQLRPKFEVVNQKFQYQHQVQVINVP, encoded by the coding sequence ATGGCTAGCCACAAGAATAATAAGAGTTATAAGCATCATAAAAGCGCGCAAGGATTCACCTTGGTCGAGATGGTCACAGTGATCATTGTGCTCGGTGTTTTAGTGCTAGGTGTCAGTAGTTTTGTTGTATTAGGAACAAGGATTTTTGTTGAGTCAACCTCGGTAGAACAAGTGTTAAGTCAGAGTCGCTTTGCTATGGAGCGAATGACGCGGGAGCTGCGTAATGCGGTGCCAAACAGCATACGTTTGACTCCTGACACCGTATTGACCTATCAGTGTGTTGAGTTTGTGCCTATTCAGGCCAGTGCTTCTTATGTTGATCTTCCTATTTCACCTGCAGCGGCTAATAACACGGGAACCGTTTTTCCTCCCTCTCAAGGATTAAACGTCGGAAATCAGATGCTGGTGTATCCGTTATTACCTAAACATATCTATTCGGCAACTCCCGCAGGAACTACTGGGCGTTTATTTGATGTCGATGCATTTGATGCGAGCACGGGTGAGATCACATTTGATAATTCAATCCAGTTTGCTGAAGCTTCCCCTATTAAGCGCTACTTTATGATTAGTGGCGCTGTGAGTTACTGTTTCCAATCGGGTGGGGAGCTAAGGCGTTATGCGAATTATGGGATTAATGCTAATCAGCTTACTCCAAACAGCAGTGGCGTATTAATGGCGGAAAATGTTGTTAATAACTTAGCGACAGACAAACCTATCTTGCTAGCGCCATCCAGTCTGGTGAATAATGCGATTCTTCAGTTAAGGCCTAAGTTTGAGGTAGTTAACCAAAAGTTCCAATATCAGCATCAGGTACAGGTGATCAATGTCCCATAG
- a CDS encoding type II secretion system protein has product MAANSLNSSNSIKGFTLIELVVGMVVLSIALVMLSSMLFPQADRAADTLHRVRSAELAHSILNEIWGKRYDQNTNANGGVPACGAAARADLGLPAGLDCTDAANLGPDTGEVRNTFNDVDDYHGLSETSNMLNSSDTYLSQYINYQLSVAVTYPNADRNSKLVTIDVTTPRGEVITYNAIRSNY; this is encoded by the coding sequence ATGGCCGCTAACTCTCTTAACTCTTCAAACTCTATTAAAGGCTTTACCTTGATTGAGCTGGTTGTTGGCATGGTGGTGCTAAGTATCGCGCTGGTTATGCTATCAAGCATGCTGTTTCCTCAGGCAGATCGTGCTGCAGATACGTTACACCGAGTTAGATCTGCTGAGCTAGCACACTCTATTTTGAATGAGATCTGGGGAAAGCGTTATGATCAAAATACCAATGCTAATGGGGGAGTGCCAGCTTGTGGTGCAGCTGCCAGAGCAGATCTAGGTCTGCCTGCCGGATTAGATTGTACTGACGCGGCTAATTTAGGCCCCGATACTGGTGAGGTTCGTAACACATTTAATGATGTTGATGATTACCATGGTCTTAGCGAAACGAGCAATATGCTGAACTCTAGTGACACTTATTTGAGTCAGTATATAAACTACCAGCTATCTGTTGCTGTGACTTATCCGAATGCCGATAGAAATAGCAAGTTAGTCACGATCGATGTGACAACGCCAAGGGGTGAGGTGATAACCTATAACGCCATTAGGAGTAATTACTGA
- a CDS encoding pilus assembly FimT family protein, producing MHRETGFTLVELVTTIILIAILSVVVLPRMLTNSSYSAFTLRDEFISELRKAQLLAMNNQGRCYRVAVDPQGYQLQRFSNLACTTVTAPTESKRQFEGGANLTLISSASSSFNVDFSGDSDGVSSLACSGACINVIADETLTISIESQGYIHGR from the coding sequence ATGCATAGAGAGACAGGCTTTACCTTGGTAGAGTTAGTGACCACTATTATTTTGATAGCCATACTCTCTGTGGTGGTGCTACCGCGCATGTTAACAAATTCGAGCTACAGTGCTTTTACTCTTCGTGATGAGTTTATTAGTGAGCTTCGAAAGGCCCAGTTATTGGCGATGAATAATCAAGGTCGCTGTTATCGGGTTGCCGTCGATCCCCAAGGTTATCAACTCCAAAGATTTAGCAATTTAGCCTGCACTACAGTTACAGCGCCAACTGAGTCAAAACGTCAATTTGAAGGAGGGGCTAACCTCACACTGATTAGTAGTGCCAGTAGTAGTTTCAACGTTGATTTTAGTGGAGACAGCGACGGCGTGAGCAGCCTTGCGTGTTCTGGTGCCTGCATAAACGTGATTGCCGATGAAACGCTGACTATTAGTATTGAAAGTCAGGGGTATATTCATGGCCGCTAA
- a CDS encoding type II secretion system protein encodes MRRAKQLGFTLIELVVVIIILGLLAVTAAPKFINLQSDAKASTLEGFRAALQGANTLVFSKAAVAGEERIADAAGWAANTGNTAGVDIGTGTPIQTVYGYLPEDAAVIGAAMDVDSSEWVATAVPGGGLAFSPQGAPADTCNFVYVEATSTTEPTYTLYTPVGAQDPFAC; translated from the coding sequence ATGAGAAGAGCAAAACAGCTGGGTTTTACCTTGATTGAATTAGTGGTGGTTATCATTATTTTAGGTCTTTTGGCGGTAACTGCCGCGCCTAAATTTATCAACCTTCAAAGCGATGCTAAAGCATCTACTTTAGAAGGGTTTAGAGCTGCGTTACAGGGGGCTAATACTCTGGTATTTTCAAAAGCGGCAGTTGCTGGTGAAGAGCGTATTGCAGATGCTGCTGGGTGGGCGGCTAATACGGGTAATACCGCGGGCGTCGATATTGGTACGGGCACACCGATACAAACTGTATATGGTTACCTGCCTGAAGATGCAGCTGTTATAGGAGCTGCAATGGATGTGGACTCTAGTGAGTGGGTGGCCACCGCGGTTCCGGGAGGGGGCTTGGCGTTTAGTCCCCAAGGTGCGCCAGCCGATACCTGTAATTTTGTTTATGTGGAAGCGACATCTACAACCGAGCCAACCTATACACTCTATACCCCAGTAGGAGCTCAAGACCCCTTCGCCTGTTAA
- a CDS encoding type II secretion system protein: protein MKNQKGFTLIELVVVIIILGILAVTAAPKFINLQSDARASTLDGMKGALQGANTLLYSKAAIQGKEKDANTADANNVDTTGDGTADIKAVYGYVKADATEIAKVLESDGSEWTIVAPATGVASTADVEIIIHPADITPSATKQCFVEYTGATATDLPVYGTLSDDC from the coding sequence ATGAAAAATCAAAAAGGTTTCACTCTCATTGAGTTGGTTGTTGTTATCATTATCTTGGGTATTCTGGCTGTAACGGCTGCGCCTAAGTTCATTAATTTACAAAGCGATGCTCGTGCATCGACTCTTGATGGTATGAAGGGAGCACTGCAAGGTGCAAATACTCTACTTTATTCAAAAGCAGCGATTCAGGGTAAAGAGAAAGATGCAAACACGGCGGATGCCAATAACGTCGATACAACTGGTGACGGTACAGCAGACATTAAAGCGGTATACGGTTATGTGAAAGCTGATGCTACCGAGATTGCAAAAGTACTAGAAAGTGATGGTTCAGAGTGGACTATTGTTGCACCAGCAACAGGGGTTGCATCAACTGCAGATGTCGAAATCATTATTCACCCAGCAGATATTACTCCAAGTGCAACTAAGCAATGCTTTGTTGAGTACACGGGGGCTACAGCTACAGATTTACCTGTTTATGGTACTTTATCTGACGACTGTTAA
- a CDS encoding type II secretion system protein, whose product MNKQNGFTLIELVVVIIILGILAVTAAPKFINLQSDARASTVDGVKAALQGANTLIYSKAAIAGKEADAGASITVATGVVVTTDYGNINSSVTVATVKSNLENAMDMTFEALSDGTADIATEDWAVWSSATTGFVIVPKGKKADDACRLNYTVATKNTTTGVITPAQISTTTTDC is encoded by the coding sequence ATGAACAAGCAAAATGGTTTTACCCTAATTGAGTTAGTGGTCGTTATCATTATTTTAGGTATTCTTGCTGTAACAGCGGCACCTAAATTTATCAATCTACAGTCAGATGCACGTGCTTCGACCGTAGATGGTGTTAAGGCGGCTCTTCAGGGCGCAAATACACTTATCTATTCTAAAGCTGCTATAGCAGGCAAAGAGGCAGATGCTGGTGCAAGTATTACTGTCGCTACTGGAGTTGTAGTCACTACCGATTATGGAAACATTAATAGTTCTGTTACTGTAGCTACTGTGAAATCTAATTTAGAGAATGCTATGGATATGACTTTTGAAGCATTATCCGACGGAACTGCTGATATTGCTACTGAGGACTGGGCAGTTTGGAGTAGTGCTACAACTGGTTTTGTTATTGTTCCTAAAGGAAAGAAAGCTGATGATGCTTGTCGCCTTAACTATACGGTCGCGACAAAAAATACCACTACAGGCGTTATTACGCCTGCTCAAATCTCTACTACAACAACGGATTGCTAA
- a CDS encoding type IV pilin protein: protein MTKLRKGYMKSHMGRVQQGFSLIELVIVIVILGLLAATAIPRFLNVTDDAEDASVDGVSGGLATAVGFVRAQWEVDGRRNDSVILDGTTAYLDERFGFPTGSPASGTGNTDATTMTNATCQEVFSAVLQNAPRNVQIDQDARKQRYVVSVIDSIGGTGTAISGVQVPGLDVCVYHLVASLRLDPTTGVANPQPNLTTAGAKGVTYNPGTGQVVSFSNDL, encoded by the coding sequence ATGACTAAGCTGAGAAAGGGTTATATGAAAAGCCACATGGGTAGAGTGCAACAAGGTTTTTCTTTAATCGAACTTGTTATCGTGATTGTGATTTTAGGCTTATTGGCAGCCACAGCGATCCCTCGTTTTTTAAATGTGACTGATGATGCAGAAGATGCAAGTGTTGATGGTGTGTCGGGTGGTTTAGCCACGGCTGTTGGCTTTGTTCGGGCGCAATGGGAAGTTGATGGACGCCGAAATGACTCTGTTATCTTAGACGGGACTACAGCATACCTAGATGAAAGGTTTGGTTTTCCTACGGGATCACCTGCATCAGGGACCGGTAATACCGATGCTACAACTATGACCAATGCAACATGCCAAGAGGTATTTAGCGCTGTATTACAAAATGCACCACGTAATGTGCAGATAGATCAAGATGCGCGTAAACAGAGATATGTCGTAAGTGTTATTGACAGTATTGGTGGCACTGGTACCGCGATATCGGGTGTGCAGGTTCCTGGTTTAGATGTGTGTGTCTATCACTTAGTCGCTTCGCTTAGGTTAGATCCAACAACAGGCGTTGCTAACCCTCAGCCAAACCTGACTACAGCTGGGGCTAAGGGAGTAACTTACAACCCTGGAACGGGCCAAGTGGTTAGTTTCTCGAACGATCTGTAA
- a CDS encoding type II secretion system F family protein, whose protein sequence is MPVYKYRGRDAQGQQVTGVVDAATENAAADQLMSRSVIPLELNESKEKASFTLASLFKGKVSLDELQIFSRQMYSLTRSGIPILRAIAGLSETTHSQRMKDALNDISEQLTSGRPLSSAMNHHPDVFDSLFVSMVHVGENTGKLEDAFIQLSGYIEREQETRRRIKAAMRYPIFVLMAITLAMVILNIMVIPKFAEMFSRFGADLPWATKLLIGTSNLFVNYWPVMLVAAVGTFIGIRYWHSTEKGEKQWDKWKLHIPAVGSIIERSTLSRYCRSFSMMLSAGVPMTQALSLVADAVDNAYMHDRIVAMRRGIESGDSMLRVCNQSHLFTPLVLQMVAVGEETGQIDQLLNDAADFYEGEVDYDLKNLTAKLEPILIGFVAGIVLILALGIYLPMWDMLNVVKGGN, encoded by the coding sequence ATGCCAGTCTATAAATACCGTGGGCGGGATGCACAAGGTCAACAGGTGACAGGCGTGGTGGATGCTGCGACTGAGAATGCGGCTGCCGATCAATTGATGTCACGATCTGTTATCCCCTTAGAGCTTAATGAGAGTAAAGAGAAAGCTTCATTTACTCTGGCAAGTTTGTTTAAAGGAAAAGTGAGCCTTGATGAGCTACAGATTTTCTCTAGACAGATGTACTCACTGACTCGCTCTGGTATCCCCATTTTGCGGGCGATCGCGGGTCTGTCTGAGACGACTCACTCTCAGAGAATGAAAGATGCGTTAAATGATATTTCAGAGCAGCTAACTTCCGGTCGTCCATTATCTTCGGCAATGAACCATCACCCAGATGTATTTGATTCACTTTTTGTCTCTATGGTTCACGTGGGGGAGAATACAGGTAAGTTAGAAGATGCCTTTATTCAACTGTCTGGTTACATCGAACGGGAGCAGGAGACGAGACGAAGAATTAAAGCTGCAATGCGCTATCCGATATTTGTTTTGATGGCGATCACCTTGGCGATGGTGATCTTAAATATCATGGTGATCCCTAAATTTGCAGAGATGTTTTCTCGCTTTGGTGCAGATCTACCTTGGGCGACTAAGCTATTGATAGGTACATCGAATCTATTTGTGAACTATTGGCCTGTTATGTTGGTTGCTGCTGTTGGTACGTTTATCGGAATTCGTTATTGGCACAGTACCGAGAAGGGGGAGAAGCAGTGGGATAAATGGAAGCTACATATCCCTGCAGTAGGAAGTATTATCGAACGCTCAACCCTATCACGCTATTGTCGTAGTTTCTCCATGATGTTGAGTGCTGGGGTGCCTATGACACAAGCTCTGAGCTTAGTTGCTGATGCGGTGGATAACGCCTATATGCACGATCGAATAGTGGCAATGCGGCGGGGCATAGAGTCGGGTGACTCAATGCTAAGAGTGTGTAATCAGAGCCACCTCTTTACGCCATTAGTGCTTCAAATGGTGGCTGTTGGCGAAGAGACTGGTCAGATAGATCAGCTGCTAAATGACGCAGCGGATTTTTATGAAGGGGAAGTGGATTACGATTTGAAAAACCTGACGGCCAAGTTAGAGCCCATTTTGATCGGTTTCGTTGCCGGCATAGTTTTGATATTGGCTCTGGGTATTTACTTACCGATGTGGGATATGCTCAATGTGGTTAAAGGTGGAAACTAA